One region of Deltaproteobacteria bacterium genomic DNA includes:
- a CDS encoding M36 family metallopeptidase, with product MRSTKKPTLLALLLLGLPLACTLAPGGGEEGPAQLSLRRADPLAAVSLGQGEERVLRFRGRLPLAGSPREPLALAGALLERHGPALGARPELDFEFVRTTRVGREGQGVVHRLRRLEQGLAVEGGELIVGQDLTGAVTFLRHAHPAALPVRARSPLSGAAALARASAGILSLHRAWIDEQVWVRGDREHPGWHEAYRVGLHHEPGAAPLSAFRWVAVESGEIVREQDRLVHAGPPCVPCDATVEAGCGRLFFRSPPEALDDPSVRNADDVDAALSDCQLSNLTSSTRLDGTWANTVPTGGPSARVSPPYDALRSVNQRAVDEVNAYFHADRARRQLEALGFPAVMDYSLGIDAHDDQVGNNAYYDPQSREMHFGESGVDYAQDADVIYHEYGHAIQDDMVPGWGRSYEAGALGEGFGDYWAAGITDDAYATVLGPACGGAWVTTGWNPYDGSVGSGCLRRVDGTLRFPEDQLWEVHDDGRIWSGAIWPLRLALGQAVADPIVVASHAYLGSGPDYVDAADALLAADRALNGGTNAAAIHQAMFDRGIPRSAAPAVDTDMSAQASYSCENQRVDVSGQQVYEAGHYVECVFTQPGATRIRFHFSRFETELDYDFVRISDGMYNEVQLLSGTPFGQGGGYSAAVDGDTIVARFFADPRVEAWGFAIDGVSFPPMCATDADCDDGLFCTGVETCNALGACRTSALPGLDDGVGCTVDACDEATQVITHTPDDGICSDGRFCNGPESCDAVIGCLPSPGPIDPDDGIPCTDDYCVERTDEIVNLPNHDLCSDGVFCNGAEVCDPSLGCQPGPSNIEDDGVDCTVDVCNEETDAIEHRVDDGLCDDGLFCNGQENCHAVFGCEPGAAPEVDDGVDCTIDRCDEELDAVVNEPDHSACSDDVFCNGAELCDPSGGCGLGEPPALDDGDLCTLDACDEEAGAITHAELERCDPETGEVKKGCGCDGPGESRGGAALALLLLGLALAERRRAEP from the coding sequence ATGCGTTCCACGAAGAAGCCCACCCTCCTCGCGCTGCTCCTCCTCGGCCTCCCCCTGGCCTGCACCCTCGCCCCCGGAGGCGGGGAGGAGGGCCCGGCCCAACTCTCCCTCCGGCGCGCGGATCCCCTGGCGGCCGTCAGCCTCGGCCAGGGCGAGGAGCGGGTGCTGCGCTTCCGGGGGCGCCTCCCACTCGCGGGGAGCCCCCGCGAGCCGCTCGCGCTCGCCGGCGCGCTGCTCGAGCGGCACGGGCCGGCCCTCGGCGCCCGCCCGGAGCTCGACTTCGAGTTCGTGCGCACCACCCGGGTGGGCCGCGAGGGGCAGGGCGTGGTCCACCGCCTGCGCCGCCTGGAGCAGGGGCTGGCCGTCGAGGGGGGCGAGCTGATCGTCGGCCAGGACCTCACCGGCGCCGTCACCTTCCTCCGGCATGCGCACCCCGCGGCGCTCCCGGTCCGCGCGCGGTCGCCGCTCAGCGGCGCCGCGGCCCTCGCGCGGGCCAGCGCCGGCATCCTCTCCCTCCACCGGGCGTGGATCGACGAGCAGGTCTGGGTCCGGGGCGACCGGGAGCACCCGGGCTGGCACGAGGCCTACCGGGTCGGGCTGCACCACGAGCCCGGCGCGGCGCCGCTCTCGGCCTTCCGCTGGGTCGCGGTGGAGAGCGGCGAGATCGTCCGGGAGCAGGACCGCCTGGTCCACGCCGGTCCCCCCTGCGTCCCCTGTGACGCCACGGTGGAAGCCGGCTGCGGCCGGCTCTTCTTCCGCTCGCCGCCCGAGGCCCTCGACGATCCGAGCGTTCGCAACGCCGACGACGTCGACGCCGCCCTCTCGGACTGCCAGCTCTCGAACCTCACCAGCAGCACCCGCCTCGACGGCACCTGGGCGAACACGGTCCCGACGGGCGGGCCGAGCGCCCGCGTCTCGCCGCCCTACGACGCCCTGCGCAGCGTGAATCAGCGCGCGGTGGACGAGGTCAACGCCTACTTCCACGCCGACCGGGCCCGGCGGCAGCTCGAGGCGCTCGGCTTCCCCGCGGTGATGGACTACTCCCTCGGGATCGACGCCCACGACGACCAGGTCGGGAACAACGCCTACTACGACCCGCAGAGCCGCGAGATGCACTTCGGGGAGAGCGGCGTCGACTATGCCCAGGACGCCGATGTCATCTACCACGAGTACGGCCACGCCATTCAGGACGACATGGTGCCGGGGTGGGGGCGCAGCTACGAGGCCGGCGCGCTCGGCGAGGGCTTCGGCGACTACTGGGCGGCCGGGATCACCGACGACGCCTACGCGACGGTCCTCGGGCCGGCCTGCGGCGGCGCCTGGGTCACGACCGGCTGGAACCCCTACGACGGCTCGGTCGGCTCGGGCTGCCTGCGCCGGGTGGACGGCACCCTGCGCTTCCCGGAAGACCAGCTCTGGGAGGTCCACGACGACGGGCGGATCTGGAGCGGCGCGATCTGGCCCCTGCGCCTCGCCCTGGGGCAGGCGGTGGCCGACCCCATCGTGGTGGCCTCGCACGCCTACCTCGGCTCGGGCCCCGACTACGTCGATGCGGCGGACGCGCTCCTCGCCGCGGATCGGGCCCTGAACGGCGGGACGAACGCCGCCGCCATCCACCAGGCGATGTTCGACCGGGGCATCCCGCGGAGCGCCGCCCCGGCGGTCGACACCGACATGAGCGCGCAGGCCTCCTACAGCTGCGAGAACCAGCGGGTCGACGTGAGCGGCCAGCAGGTCTACGAGGCCGGCCACTACGTCGAGTGCGTCTTCACCCAGCCCGGCGCCACCCGGATCCGCTTCCACTTCAGCCGCTTCGAGACCGAGCTGGACTACGACTTCGTCCGCATCAGCGACGGCATGTACAACGAGGTCCAGCTCCTCTCCGGGACCCCCTTCGGACAGGGCGGGGGCTACAGCGCGGCGGTCGACGGCGACACCATCGTGGCGCGCTTCTTCGCGGATCCGCGGGTCGAGGCGTGGGGTTTCGCCATCGACGGTGTCTCCTTCCCGCCGATGTGTGCGACCGACGCCGACTGCGACGACGGCCTCTTCTGCACCGGCGTCGAGACCTGCAACGCCCTGGGCGCCTGCCGCACCAGCGCGCTGCCGGGCCTCGACGACGGGGTGGGGTGCACCGTGGACGCCTGCGACGAGGCGACCCAGGTCATCACCCACACGCCGGACGACGGCATCTGCTCCGACGGCCGCTTCTGCAACGGGCCCGAGAGCTGCGACGCGGTCATCGGCTGCCTGCCCTCGCCGGGGCCCATCGATCCCGACGATGGCATCCCCTGCACCGACGACTACTGCGTGGAGCGCACCGACGAGATCGTGAACCTGCCGAACCACGATCTCTGCAGCGACGGTGTCTTCTGCAACGGCGCCGAGGTCTGCGACCCCTCCCTGGGCTGTCAGCCCGGCCCCTCGAACATCGAGGACGACGGCGTGGACTGCACGGTCGACGTCTGCAACGAGGAGACCGACGCGATCGAGCACCGGGTGGACGACGGCCTCTGTGACGACGGCCTCTTCTGCAACGGCCAGGAGAACTGCCACGCCGTCTTCGGCTGTGAGCCGGGCGCCGCGCCCGAGGTGGACGACGGCGTGGACTGCACGATCGACCGCTGCGACGAGGAGCTCGACGCGGTGGTGAACGAGCCGGATCATTCGGCCTGCAGCGACGACGTCTTCTGCAACGGGGCCGAGCTCTGCGATCCTTCTGGCGGCTGCGGGCTGGGCGAGCCGCCCGCGCTCGACGACGGGGACCTCTGCACCCTCGACGCCTGCGACGAGGAGGCCGGCGCCATCACCCACGCGGAGCTCGAGCGCTGCGATCCCGAGACCGGCGAGGTGAAGAAGGGCTGCGGCTGCGATGGTCCAGGGGAGAGCAGGGGTGGGGCAGCCCTCGCGCTCCTCCTGCTGGGGCTCGCGCTCGCCGAGCGGCGCCGCGCCGAGCCCTGA
- a CDS encoding TlpA disulfide reductase family protein, translating into MNRTKTHASLMLVSALAALIAFLPSAALAKGDGPAVSVGDTAPGFFLKTINSEAVGMPRLVLKNVLEDEATKAVVISFFATWCAPCKKELPVLQQLWKAYEKDGLRIVVISIDKEDDAVKSLSDFATEFGLTYPVVSDRFNLLARRYLGATTALPSLFITDGDGVIKAIHQSYDENAGVALEQELAGYLGITLTEPVVKPVEAAEPEVAEKAAEAAAEQPEAGQKAGASKKKAGKGKRKPAGVKKARQG; encoded by the coding sequence ATGAATCGGACGAAGACCCACGCCTCGCTGATGCTGGTGAGCGCCCTCGCGGCGCTGATCGCCTTCCTGCCCTCTGCTGCCCTCGCCAAGGGCGATGGACCGGCGGTCTCGGTGGGTGACACCGCGCCCGGCTTCTTCCTGAAGACGATCAACTCCGAGGCCGTGGGCATGCCCCGCCTGGTCCTCAAGAACGTCCTGGAGGACGAGGCCACCAAGGCCGTGGTCATCTCCTTCTTCGCCACCTGGTGTGCGCCCTGCAAGAAGGAGCTGCCGGTGCTGCAGCAGCTCTGGAAGGCCTACGAGAAGGACGGCCTGCGGATCGTGGTCATCAGCATCGACAAGGAGGACGACGCGGTGAAGTCGCTCTCCGACTTCGCCACCGAGTTCGGCCTGACCTATCCGGTCGTCTCCGACCGCTTCAACCTCCTGGCCCGGCGCTATCTCGGTGCGACCACCGCCCTTCCCAGCCTCTTCATCACCGACGGAGACGGCGTCATCAAGGCGATCCACCAGTCCTACGACGAGAACGCCGGGGTGGCCCTCGAGCAGGAGCTGGCGGGCTACCTGGGCATCACCCTCACCGAGCCGGTGGTGAAGCCGGTGGAGGCCGCCGAGCCCGAGGTCGCCGAGAAGGCCGCCGAGGCCGCCGCCGAGCAGCCCGAGGCCGGCCAGAAGGCCGGCGCGTCGAAGAAGAAGGCGGGCAAGGGCAAGAGGAAGCCGGCCGGCGTCAAGAAGGCCAGGCAGGGCTGA
- a CDS encoding class II glutamine amidotransferase yields the protein MCRVFGFRSAFPSAMHNSLVRARNALTVQSRQHPDGWGIAFFDGSDSHLLRGTGAAFVDGDFRSAAGLVSSRTVLAHVRKASAGAVEERNCHPFLRGPWAFAHNGDIARWPELKAEVEARVAPPHRRFEGDTDSERVFALFLSLLDARTDGASATAPFDAVRACLLETVERLRALVDPGAPKASVLTLVVARDDLLAAVHAGNTLWYSTYKGRCPERDGCSMLDPSCEGEVDDGTPVRHLLIASEPLSTENVWLPVPDDQVVGVDAGMILHAPGAAGGLQARSAAGARI from the coding sequence ATGTGTCGCGTCTTTGGCTTCCGCTCGGCCTTCCCGAGCGCCATGCACAACTCACTGGTGAGGGCCCGCAACGCCCTCACGGTGCAGTCACGCCAGCACCCGGATGGCTGGGGCATCGCCTTCTTCGACGGGTCCGACAGCCACCTCCTGCGGGGCACCGGCGCCGCCTTCGTGGACGGCGACTTCCGCAGCGCGGCGGGCCTGGTCAGCAGCCGCACCGTCCTCGCCCACGTGCGCAAGGCCTCCGCCGGCGCGGTCGAGGAGCGCAACTGCCACCCCTTCCTGCGGGGCCCCTGGGCCTTCGCCCACAACGGGGACATCGCCCGCTGGCCGGAGCTGAAGGCCGAGGTCGAGGCCCGGGTCGCCCCGCCCCACCGGCGCTTCGAGGGCGACACCGACAGCGAGCGGGTCTTCGCGCTCTTCCTCTCCCTGCTGGACGCGCGGACGGACGGCGCCTCGGCGACCGCCCCCTTCGACGCGGTGCGGGCCTGCCTCCTGGAGACGGTCGAGCGGCTGCGAGCGCTGGTGGACCCCGGCGCCCCCAAGGCCAGCGTCCTGACCCTGGTGGTGGCCCGGGACGACCTCCTGGCCGCCGTCCACGCGGGAAATACCCTCTGGTACAGCACCTACAAGGGGCGCTGCCCCGAGCGCGACGGCTGCTCGATGCTCGACCCCTCCTGCGAGGGGGAGGTGGATGACGGCACCCCGGTGCGGCACCTCCTGATCGCGAGCGAGCCCCTCTCGACCGAGAACGTCTGGCTCCCGGTCCCCGATGACCAGGTCGTCGGCGTGGACGCCGGGATGATCTTGCACGCTCCGGGGGCTGCAGGCGGCCTCCAGGCCCGATCCGCCGCCGGAGCAAGAATCTAG
- the tsaE gene encoding tRNA (adenosine(37)-N6)-threonylcarbamoyltransferase complex ATPase subunit type 1 TsaE: MKRSRQTVRTTGDDETFALGRAVGEVLAPGDFLGLEGPMGAGKTRLIQGICEGLGVDPRDVTSPTYALVNTYSGRLAVYHLDLYRVVDPEEVESTGVLDVAGDGVALVEWIDRAREVLPPGGVHVLIQDEGPELRDIRFEAPEGAPLLGAVSNFAASA, encoded by the coding sequence ATGAAGCGGAGCCGACAGACGGTGCGCACCACCGGTGATGACGAGACCTTCGCGCTGGGCCGGGCCGTGGGCGAGGTGCTGGCGCCCGGGGACTTCCTCGGTCTCGAGGGGCCGATGGGCGCGGGCAAGACCCGGCTCATCCAGGGTATCTGTGAGGGCCTCGGCGTCGATCCCCGCGACGTGACGAGCCCCACCTACGCCCTGGTCAACACCTACTCCGGACGTCTCGCGGTCTACCACCTCGATCTCTACCGGGTGGTGGATCCCGAGGAGGTGGAGAGCACAGGGGTGCTCGACGTCGCCGGGGACGGAGTTGCCCTGGTGGAGTGGATCGACCGAGCCCGGGAGGTGCTCCCCCCCGGGGGTGTCCACGTCCTGATCCAGGACGAAGGCCCCGAGCTGCGAGACATCCGCTTCGAGGCTCCCGAGGGAGCCCCGCTGCTCGGGGCCGTTTCGAACTTCGCTGCGAGCGCCTAG
- a CDS encoding pyridoxine 5'-phosphate synthase, which produces MTRVRLGVNVDHVATLRQARGVRFPDPVAAALLAESAGADQITVHLREDRRHIQERDLRVLRETVQTRLNLECAAADEVLSIACKVRPDEATLVPELREELTTEGGLDVVGGGARLAEAVARLKEAGIMVSLFIDPDPAQIEASARLEVEAIELHSGTYCDATTAAAREAELTRVEEGAALGARLGLMVAAGHGLTLQNVEPIVAIPQIEELNIGHSIVARALFVGFEEAVAEMRELLFRDD; this is translated from the coding sequence ATGACGCGCGTGCGCCTCGGCGTGAACGTGGACCATGTGGCGACCCTCCGGCAGGCCCGGGGCGTGCGCTTCCCCGATCCGGTGGCGGCCGCCCTGCTGGCCGAGAGCGCCGGCGCCGATCAGATCACCGTGCACCTGCGGGAGGACCGCCGGCACATCCAGGAGCGCGACCTGCGGGTGCTGCGCGAGACGGTGCAGACCCGCCTGAACCTGGAGTGCGCCGCGGCCGACGAGGTGCTCTCCATCGCCTGCAAGGTGCGCCCCGACGAGGCCACCCTGGTGCCCGAGCTCCGGGAGGAGCTGACCACCGAGGGCGGCCTCGACGTGGTGGGAGGCGGCGCGCGCCTCGCCGAGGCGGTCGCCCGGCTGAAGGAGGCCGGGATCATGGTGAGCCTCTTCATCGATCCCGACCCGGCCCAGATCGAGGCGAGCGCCCGGCTCGAGGTCGAGGCCATCGAGCTGCACTCCGGCACCTACTGCGACGCCACGACCGCGGCCGCCCGTGAGGCGGAGCTCACGCGGGTGGAGGAGGGCGCGGCGCTCGGCGCGAGGCTCGGGCTGATGGTGGCGGCCGGCCACGGCCTGACCCTCCAGAACGTCGAGCCGATCGTGGCGATCCCGCAGATCGAGGAGCTGAACATCGGGCACAGCATCGTGGCCCGGGCGCTCTTCGTCGGCTTCGAGGAGGCCGTGGCCGAGATGCGGGAGCTCCTCTTCCGCGACGACTGA
- a CDS encoding RNA-binding protein: MGKRLYVGNLSYNTTEEGLRDAFGADGRNVVEASIVMDRDTGRSRGFGFVEMGSDEDAQAAIDALDGADLDGRNLKVNEARERARGGGGGGGGGGRGGRGGGGYGGGGGGYGGGGGRGGRGGY, translated from the coding sequence ATGGGCAAGAGGCTCTACGTTGGGAACCTGTCGTACAACACCACCGAGGAGGGTCTGCGTGACGCCTTCGGAGCGGATGGCCGCAATGTGGTCGAGGCGTCGATCGTGATGGACCGGGATACTGGCCGCTCTCGCGGCTTCGGCTTCGTGGAGATGGGTTCCGACGAGGACGCTCAGGCTGCCATCGATGCTCTCGACGGCGCCGACCTCGACGGTCGCAACCTGAAGGTCAACGAGGCGCGTGAGCGCGCTCGTGGCGGCGGCGGCGGCGGCGGCGGCGGTGGCCGCGGTGGCCGCGGCGGTGGTGGCTACGGCGGCGGCGGTGGTGGCTACGGCGGCGGCGGTGGCCGCGGCGGCCGCGGCGGCTACTAG
- a CDS encoding metallophosphoesterase, whose protein sequence is MFGTLLTVAFLLLLGHVLWRAASLPWLARLRRRHFWIAGGGLTLIFVLGRFVGHDGEGALAATLELLGMNLLGTVFLLWAALLVAELLTGFGWLLRRRAPAVRAAALGAGALLAVVAMVQGLRAPAVVEHEVALEGLAPELDGLRVVAVSDAHLGSQLGAGWLAPRVATVQALEPDLILLLGDIFEGHGAPPGVARQLAGLRAPLGKLFVEGNHDSRQRHGGEGFHALLEGAGFRFLADRSVVLEGGLVVAGVTSTTHRARGHDDSDPLGETLAALPGGPTILLSHAPWEVERAAEAGVDLMLSGHTHGGQIWPFSYLVATRYAHLVGRHRVGGLELIISRGLGTWGPRMRLWPQGEILLLTLRPAQRGPG, encoded by the coding sequence GTGTTCGGGACCCTCCTCACCGTCGCCTTCCTCCTCCTGCTCGGCCACGTCCTCTGGCGCGCTGCCTCGCTGCCGTGGCTCGCCCGCCTGCGCCGACGCCACTTCTGGATCGCCGGGGGCGGGCTGACCCTGATCTTCGTCCTGGGGCGCTTCGTCGGTCACGACGGGGAGGGCGCCCTGGCCGCGACCCTCGAGCTCCTGGGGATGAACCTCCTGGGCACGGTCTTCCTGCTCTGGGCGGCGCTGCTGGTGGCCGAGCTGCTCACCGGCTTCGGCTGGCTCCTGCGCCGGCGAGCCCCCGCCGTGCGCGCGGCGGCCCTGGGCGCGGGCGCGCTGCTGGCGGTGGTCGCGATGGTCCAGGGGCTGCGCGCGCCGGCCGTGGTCGAGCACGAGGTGGCGCTCGAGGGGCTGGCGCCGGAGCTGGACGGCCTGCGCGTCGTCGCCGTCTCGGACGCGCACCTCGGCTCGCAGCTCGGCGCCGGCTGGCTCGCGCCCCGCGTCGCCACGGTGCAGGCCCTCGAGCCGGATCTGATCCTCCTGCTCGGCGACATCTTCGAGGGGCACGGGGCGCCACCCGGGGTGGCCCGGCAGCTCGCCGGGCTCCGGGCGCCGCTGGGGAAGCTCTTCGTCGAGGGCAACCACGACTCGCGGCAGCGCCACGGGGGGGAGGGCTTCCACGCGCTCCTGGAGGGGGCCGGCTTCCGCTTCCTCGCCGATCGGAGCGTGGTGCTCGAGGGCGGCCTGGTGGTGGCCGGCGTGACGAGCACCACCCACCGGGCGCGGGGGCACGACGACTCGGATCCCCTGGGAGAGACCCTCGCCGCCCTCCCGGGCGGTCCGACGATCCTGCTCTCCCACGCGCCCTGGGAGGTGGAGCGGGCGGCCGAGGCGGGGGTCGACCTGATGCTCTCGGGGCACACCCACGGGGGGCAGATCTGGCCCTTCTCCTATCTGGTCGCCACGCGCTACGCGCACCTGGTCGGCCGGCACCGGGTCGGCGGCCTGGAGCTGATCATCAGCCGGGGCCTGGGCACCTGGGGGCCGCGGATGCGGCTCTGGCCGCAGGGCGAGATCCTCCTGCTGACCCTGCGCCCGGCGCAGCGAGGCCCGGGCTAG
- a CDS encoding NAD(P)H-hydrate dehydratase, which translates to MRALTAEEMRACDRVAIEEFGVPGVSLMETAGRAVAERALELLEESGGDGALIVCGSGNNGGDGFVAARYLFRAGVDVQVLCTRTAEELRGDARTFHDVAVKMEIPVDYCADTESLPPLAIGPGDVVVDALFGTGLARPVEGLPLRLIQVMRELHEGGVKVVAVDLPSGLHSDTGQILGEAVRADATVTFGYLKRGLLQYPGVQLAGEWEVVDIGLPPQVEEQLGPECVLLDEAMVRATLPRPARDTNKGRLGHVLVVAGSADKPGAAALACLGALRAGAGLVTLATRAGGHAATVAAAPEVMGLTLPGEGPLGPDDLPALQDALAGKDALLIGPGIPRAEPTRTLLKRLLSGLQVPAVIDADALNAIGDERAVFAGLEQEVVLTPHPGEMARLLPSTTAKVQADRYGSAGALAAETGATVVLKGAATVVAEPDGRLAVNPTGNPGLATGGSGDVLAGIIAALLGRGLPAAEAARAGVFVHGLAADRKAEQRGATGLSAGDLPLALTELWATWSL; encoded by the coding sequence ATGAGAGCGTTGACCGCGGAGGAGATGCGGGCCTGCGACCGGGTGGCCATCGAGGAGTTCGGGGTGCCGGGGGTCTCCCTCATGGAGACCGCGGGCCGGGCGGTGGCGGAGCGCGCCCTGGAGCTGCTCGAGGAGAGCGGCGGCGACGGTGCGCTGATCGTCTGCGGCTCGGGCAACAACGGTGGGGACGGCTTCGTCGCCGCCCGCTACCTCTTCCGGGCGGGCGTGGACGTGCAGGTGCTCTGCACCCGGACGGCGGAGGAGCTGCGCGGTGACGCCCGCACCTTCCACGACGTCGCGGTGAAGATGGAGATCCCCGTCGACTACTGCGCCGACACCGAGAGCCTCCCACCCCTCGCCATCGGCCCCGGGGACGTGGTCGTCGATGCCCTCTTCGGCACGGGCCTCGCGCGCCCGGTGGAGGGGCTGCCGCTGCGCCTGATCCAGGTGATGCGCGAGCTGCACGAGGGTGGGGTGAAGGTGGTGGCGGTGGACCTGCCCAGCGGCCTGCACTCGGACACCGGTCAGATCCTGGGCGAGGCGGTGCGCGCGGACGCGACCGTCACCTTCGGCTACCTCAAGCGGGGGCTGCTGCAGTACCCGGGGGTGCAGCTGGCGGGCGAGTGGGAGGTCGTCGACATCGGCCTCCCGCCCCAGGTGGAGGAGCAGCTGGGGCCCGAGTGCGTCCTCCTCGACGAGGCGATGGTCCGGGCGACCCTGCCGCGCCCGGCGCGGGACACCAACAAGGGGCGCCTCGGCCACGTGCTGGTCGTGGCCGGCAGCGCGGACAAGCCGGGCGCCGCCGCCCTGGCCTGCCTCGGCGCGCTGCGAGCGGGCGCGGGGCTGGTCACCCTCGCCACCCGGGCGGGGGGGCACGCCGCCACCGTCGCCGCCGCCCCGGAGGTGATGGGCCTGACCCTGCCGGGCGAGGGTCCGCTGGGACCGGACGACCTGCCGGCCCTGCAGGACGCGCTCGCGGGCAAGGACGCCCTCCTGATCGGGCCGGGGATCCCCCGGGCCGAGCCGACCCGCACCCTCTTGAAGCGCCTGCTCTCCGGTCTGCAGGTGCCGGCCGTGATCGACGCCGACGCCCTCAACGCCATCGGCGACGAACGGGCGGTCTTCGCCGGTCTGGAGCAGGAGGTCGTGCTCACGCCTCACCCCGGGGAGATGGCCCGCCTGCTGCCCTCCACCACCGCGAAGGTCCAGGCGGATCGCTACGGCAGCGCCGGAGCCCTGGCCGCCGAGACCGGCGCGACGGTGGTGCTCAAGGGGGCAGCCACGGTCGTCGCCGAGCCCGACGGGCGGCTGGCGGTGAACCCCACTGGCAACCCGGGGCTCGCCACCGGGGGCAGCGGGGACGTCCTGGCCGGGATCATCGCCGCGCTCCTGGGCCGGGGCCTCCCGGCGGCGGAGGCCGCGCGGGCGGGCGTCTTCGTCCACGGCCTCGCGGCCGACCGGAAGGCCGAGCAGCGGGGCGCGACGGGCCTCTCCGCCGGCGATCTGCCGCTCGCCCTCACCGAGCTCTGGGCGACCTGGTCGCTATGA